One genomic window of Solea solea chromosome 12, fSolSol10.1, whole genome shotgun sequence includes the following:
- the bet1l gene encoding BET1-like protein isoform X2, whose amino-acid sequence MDCPLVACHDSVDDMLDAENKRLAENLATKVSRLKSLAYDIDREADDQNDYLDNMDSNFLSATGLLSGSVKRFSTMVRSSRDNRRILCYVSMGLVVVFFVLYYLISRIQR is encoded by the exons ATggactgccctctagtggcgt GTCATGACTCTGTGGATGATATGCTCGATGCTGAAAACAAGCGACTGGCTGAAAATCTGGCCACCAAAGTCTCCAGACTGAAATCT CTGGCGTATGACATCGACAGGGAAGCTGATGATCAGAATGACTATCTGGACAACATG gACTCAAACTTCCTGAGTGCGACAGGCCTGCTGAGCGGCAGCGTGAAGCGTTTCTCCACCATGGTCCGATCCAGCAGAGACAATCGCCGCATCCTTTGCTACGTCTCTATGGGCCTGGTGGTGGTTTTCTTCGTGCTCTACTACCTGATTTCAAGGATTCAGCGCTGA
- the bet1l gene encoding BET1-like protein isoform X1, translating into MIRDYGERSRASIKASEQLIVTSLSNMADWNRGHDSVDDMLDAENKRLAENLATKVSRLKSLAYDIDREADDQNDYLDNMDSNFLSATGLLSGSVKRFSTMVRSSRDNRRILCYVSMGLVVVFFVLYYLISRIQR; encoded by the exons ATGATCAGAGATTACGGCGAGAGGTCACGTGCGTCTATAAAAGCGAGTGAACAGCTGATTGTGACGTCACTCTCCAACATGGCGGACTGGAACAGAG GTCATGACTCTGTGGATGATATGCTCGATGCTGAAAACAAGCGACTGGCTGAAAATCTGGCCACCAAAGTCTCCAGACTGAAATCT CTGGCGTATGACATCGACAGGGAAGCTGATGATCAGAATGACTATCTGGACAACATG gACTCAAACTTCCTGAGTGCGACAGGCCTGCTGAGCGGCAGCGTGAAGCGTTTCTCCACCATGGTCCGATCCAGCAGAGACAATCGCCGCATCCTTTGCTACGTCTCTATGGGCCTGGTGGTGGTTTTCTTCGTGCTCTACTACCTGATTTCAAGGATTCAGCGCTGA